The Buteo buteo unplaced genomic scaffold, bButBut1.hap1.1 HAP1_SCAFFOLD_74, whole genome shotgun sequence genome includes a window with the following:
- the LOC142027861 gene encoding A-kinase anchor protein 1, mitochondrial-like, translating into MASRFRNIIPYAIPGVLALVGCWWIYSRRKKHASYHDKQAIATEEEQQEEAPENDSPPKTEACVPRRLPLSSEEECRENETSTSLLSAGSTTPSLLSQTHERLDLSQDLPDLSVVTTQPSTLEDDSEKLETTGSQDESGVPACVSLPLISKSTECHGSAALSLVQDSSSSANQDQWPSASATLTRESLGIVEDGPGLNHERRRAAEVDGDRSGGLDVNSVDFVDSGCAMRKTVSRQNSKLRGESSKSGVVIWEIEVPKELVGRLIGKQGKFMSFLRQSSGAKIYVSTLPYFRDSQVCHIEGSSQQVEKVLSLIGKKFKELCLTNIYALPPPTPLTLHSLLMTAWLFLPDGVSVEVVVANQVDAGHMFLQQHTHPTFHGLRSLDQQMYACYSQLEIPTLPTPVEVGIICAAPGLDGAWFRAQVISYFEETGEVELRYVDYGGYDKVKIDTLRQIRSDFLSLPFQGAEVLLDNVVPLPDEDHFSPEADAAVSEMTKGAVLVAQVTNYDSATGLPLIQLWNLTGDEVVSVNRSLVERGFAQWLNY; encoded by the exons ATGGCTTCACGTTTCCGCAATATTATCCCATATGCCATACCTGGAGTGCTGGCACTTGTTGGCTGCTGGTGGATCTATTCCCGtagaaaaaagcatgcaagctATCACGATAAACAAGCAATAGCCActgaagaagagcagcaggaagaagcgCCAGAGAATGATTCACCACCCAAAACAGAAGCATGTGTTCCTCGAAGACTGCCTCTCTCGTCAGAAGAGGAATGCCGAGAGAACGAAACCTCGAcctccctgctctcagcagggTCGACGACGCCCTCTCTTCTGTCTCAAACTCACGAGAGGCTAGATCTCTCACAGGACCTTCCAGACCTGTCAGTAGTGACAACGCAGCCCAGCACCCTTGAGGACGACAGTGAAAAACTAGAAACGACAGGATCTCAAGATGAAAGCGGTGTCCCTGCTtgtgtttctctccctctgatCTCAAAGAGCACAGAGTGTCACGGCAGTGCTGCGCTGAGCCTTGTACAGGATTCAAGCTCTAGTGCAAACCAAGATCAGTGGCCATCAGCATCAGCGACACTGACACGAGAGTCTTTGGGAATCGTGGAGGATGGTCCAGGCTTGAATCATGAGCGTCgcagggcagcagaggtggATGGAGATCGCTCAGGAG GTTTGGATGTAAATAGCGTGGACTTTGTGGACAGTGGCTGTGCCATGAGGAAGACAGTGAGTCGGCAGAACTCTAAGCTAAGAGGAGAATCCAGCAAGTCCGGCGTCGTTATCTGGGAGATAGAGGTTCCAAAG GAATTAGTTGGCCGCTTGATCGGCAAACAAGGAAAATTTATGAGCTTCTTGAGGCAATCGTCTGGTGCCAAAATTTATGTCTCAACACTACCTTATTTCCGTGACTCCCAAGTCTGTCACATTGAAG gCTCTTCGCAACAAGTCGAAAAAGTACTGAGCCTGATTGGCAAGAAGTTCAAAGAGCTGTGTCTCACCAACATCTACGCTCTACCTCCACCAACACCACTGACGCTTCATTCCCTCCTTATGACTGCCTGG CTCTTCCTCCCAGACGGAGTCTCTGTAGAGGTCGTCGTGGCAAACCAAGTCGATGCAGGGCACATGTTTCTACAGCAGCATACGCACCCCACTTTCCATGGTCTGCGTAGCCTCGACCAGCAGATGTACGCCTGCTATTCTCAACTGGAAATTCCAACCCTGCCAACTCCAGTAGAAG ttgGCATTATCTGCGCGGCTCCAGGCCTGGATGGGGCATGGTTCCGGGCTCAAGTTATTAGCTACTTCGAAGAGACCGGTGAAGTGGAGCTCAGATACGTGGACTATGGAGGATACGACAAAGTGAAGATTGACACACTCAGACAAATCAG gtCTGATTTTTTATCACTACCTTTCCAAGGAGCAGAAGTTTTACTAGACAACGTGGTGCCACTCCCAG acgAGGATCACTTTTCACCTGAAGCCGACGCCGCTGTTAGTGAGATGACCAAAGGCGCAGTCCTAGTGGCACAG gTCACAAATTATGACAGCGCAACAGGTCTGCCACTGATACAGCTGTGGAACTTGACGGGAGATGAG GTGGTGTCGGTAAACAGAAGTCTGGTGGAAAGAGGGTTTGCTCAGTGGCTTAACTACTAG